Proteins encoded within one genomic window of Amorphoplanes friuliensis DSM 7358:
- a CDS encoding RNA polymerase sigma factor, with amino-acid sequence MRRKKTPRAEPVTELSSDHELLRAVAGEQLEALKLLHQRHAPWLKARLTRRCADPDVVDAAIQDTFLAVWRDAHRYRDVGADPAGWIWTIAMRRLVSTLRGPANRWLGGGLIPDKDATTPSAEDLVLLRVEHGDLGAALDRLSPELRAVIQATAVDGLTVKEAARLLGVPEGTAKTRLMRARARLRELLA; translated from the coding sequence GTGCGGCGGAAGAAGACACCACGAGCAGAGCCGGTCACCGAGCTCAGCAGCGACCATGAGCTGCTGCGCGCCGTGGCCGGTGAGCAGCTCGAGGCGCTCAAGCTGCTGCACCAGCGGCACGCGCCCTGGCTGAAGGCCCGGCTGACCCGCCGCTGCGCCGACCCCGACGTCGTCGACGCCGCGATCCAGGACACGTTCCTCGCCGTCTGGCGCGATGCCCACCGTTACCGCGACGTCGGAGCAGACCCGGCGGGCTGGATCTGGACCATCGCGATGCGTCGTCTTGTCTCCACGCTGCGCGGTCCGGCCAATCGCTGGCTGGGCGGGGGCCTGATCCCCGACAAGGACGCGACCACTCCGTCCGCCGAAGACCTGGTCCTGCTCCGGGTCGAGCACGGTGATCTCGGGGCCGCGCTCGACCGGCTCTCACCCGAGCTGCGTGCAGTCATCCAGGCGACAGCCGTCGACGGATTGACGGTCAAGGAGGCGGCGCGCCTGCTCGGCGTACCGGAGGGCACGGCGAAGACCCGGCTGATGCGGGCCCGGGCACGGCTGCGGGAGCTGCTGGCATGA
- a CDS encoding tetratricopeptide repeat protein yields the protein MSKSSEELWGLLREAHRMPYGAAQIALVEQVMRHADALGDRELGYQARILATTAYTYGGEVAKSFVTFSWCLSDFDRNPAPFHARSQHTLFWHFKYMVSALTKFPEVPLARTHAVLDDMERRYREAGHSLQAVHKHRYVVANHVGLEDEADALYERWNTTPRDDLSDCAGCDPSSQVTYLSQRGRDEEAVALAEPVLAGQLTCNEQPQTILRGLMVPYLRTGRLDQAADAHRRSYRLMRGNLADLWDIGDHIAFCARTGNEHRGLEILQRHIDWLERAPSPAAGMNFAASSALLLRRLAALGHGDTVVHRREKGDITAAALGDELATYATELALRFDARNGTTTQSRQIADEISAEPFDVVLPLSPSTRRRPNAEPRPRPVEPVDVPADADADTLLDLAEEHENADREDATDAILAIYDARFGTPTPPAADLEGLGTVEAIRQARRAMLLGGQLWRADDQEGTAAAWRRAIDLFIAAGSEIDASVARGRLGVSMALAGRPEEGRKLVEPDTAYQQEHGDARKRAAAWSRLSLINLVEDRPEEANEAHDKAEQAAVETGDARLMAFYLARRASNRAAAGRNEEALEAATEARAYFLEHGSAERLADASVLFGQLTQDAEAAVAAFGEVLAAGNPESALTARLGRGRALVHLERFEEAVDDLVEAVALCAEQDLDEGGAFVRQELADAYRQAGRIVEAAEVGEEALAGLERLGHDEAADNTRFLLAGLYRELGDNTGSLAFYETLVERLGDNPAGRGQIRENGGDLLFRLDRDAVAAEWFGAGAEDLRVAGDPVGELRLLRRRVMALHWADDVPAAEETFQQADRKHAGMTAEAAQQPDAVWERAMLGFEMSRLLLARGRAAEAVPYVTGMPERLRTIGARSEAEQVSAMLGEALLRSDRPQEAEDLLWPVLGEMAQDAPSRQVTARVLAEALEARGADEQAARLRRTEGVEEE from the coding sequence GTGAGCAAGTCCAGCGAAGAGCTGTGGGGGCTGCTCCGCGAGGCTCACCGGATGCCGTACGGCGCCGCGCAGATCGCCCTGGTCGAGCAGGTCATGCGGCATGCGGACGCGCTCGGTGACCGGGAGCTCGGCTATCAGGCACGCATCCTCGCGACCACCGCTTACACGTACGGCGGTGAGGTCGCGAAGTCGTTCGTGACGTTCTCCTGGTGTCTGAGCGACTTCGACCGGAACCCAGCGCCGTTCCACGCCCGCAGTCAGCACACGCTGTTCTGGCACTTCAAATACATGGTGTCGGCGCTGACGAAGTTCCCGGAGGTGCCGCTCGCCCGCACTCACGCGGTGCTCGACGACATGGAGCGCCGGTACCGCGAGGCGGGCCACAGCCTGCAGGCCGTGCACAAGCACCGGTATGTGGTGGCCAACCACGTCGGGCTCGAGGACGAGGCCGACGCGCTCTACGAGCGGTGGAACACCACGCCCCGCGACGATCTCTCCGACTGCGCGGGCTGCGACCCGTCGTCGCAGGTTACCTACCTGTCGCAGCGGGGACGGGACGAGGAGGCGGTCGCACTCGCCGAGCCGGTGCTGGCCGGTCAGCTCACCTGCAACGAGCAGCCGCAGACGATCCTTCGTGGACTGATGGTGCCCTATCTCCGGACGGGCCGGCTGGACCAGGCCGCGGACGCGCACCGACGGTCCTACCGGTTGATGCGCGGCAACCTCGCCGACCTGTGGGACATCGGCGACCACATCGCGTTCTGCGCCCGCACCGGCAACGAGCACCGCGGCCTGGAAATCCTCCAGCGCCACATCGACTGGCTCGAACGCGCGCCCTCACCGGCTGCGGGCATGAACTTCGCAGCATCCTCAGCACTCCTGCTGCGCCGGCTGGCAGCCCTCGGCCACGGCGACACGGTCGTGCACCGCCGCGAAAAGGGCGACATCACCGCCGCGGCGCTGGGCGACGAGCTCGCGACCTACGCGACTGAGCTGGCGCTGCGCTTCGACGCCCGCAACGGCACGACAACCCAGAGCCGGCAGATCGCGGACGAGATCTCCGCCGAACCGTTCGACGTGGTGCTCCCGCTCTCCCCGTCCACGCGCCGCCGGCCGAACGCCGAGCCCCGGCCCAGGCCGGTGGAGCCGGTCGACGTCCCGGCCGACGCCGACGCGGACACCCTCCTCGACCTCGCCGAAGAGCACGAGAACGCCGACCGCGAAGACGCAACGGACGCAATCCTCGCCATCTACGACGCCCGCTTCGGCACCCCCACCCCGCCCGCTGCGGACCTCGAGGGCTTGGGGACGGTCGAGGCCATTCGGCAGGCTCGGCGGGCGATGCTGCTCGGCGGGCAGCTGTGGCGGGCTGACGATCAGGAGGGCACGGCCGCGGCCTGGCGGCGGGCGATCGACCTGTTCATCGCGGCCGGCAGTGAGATCGACGCCTCGGTGGCGCGGGGGCGGCTCGGGGTGTCGATGGCGTTGGCCGGTCGGCCCGAGGAGGGCCGGAAACTGGTCGAGCCGGACACCGCGTACCAGCAGGAACACGGTGATGCTCGGAAGCGGGCGGCCGCCTGGTCACGGCTTTCACTGATCAACCTCGTCGAGGATCGGCCCGAGGAGGCCAACGAGGCGCACGACAAGGCGGAGCAGGCTGCGGTCGAGACGGGTGATGCCCGGCTCATGGCGTTCTATCTGGCGCGGCGGGCGTCGAACAGGGCGGCGGCCGGTCGTAACGAGGAGGCTCTCGAAGCGGCGACCGAGGCCCGCGCCTACTTCCTGGAGCACGGCTCGGCTGAACGGCTGGCCGACGCGTCGGTGCTGTTCGGGCAGCTCACCCAGGATGCGGAAGCGGCGGTGGCCGCGTTCGGGGAGGTGCTGGCGGCCGGAAATCCCGAAAGTGCGCTGACTGCCCGGCTCGGTCGTGGCCGTGCACTGGTTCACCTGGAACGGTTCGAGGAAGCCGTCGATGACCTGGTCGAGGCCGTCGCGCTCTGCGCCGAGCAAGATCTCGACGAGGGTGGTGCCTTTGTCCGGCAGGAGCTGGCGGACGCCTACCGGCAGGCGGGCCGGATCGTGGAGGCCGCCGAGGTCGGTGAGGAGGCCCTCGCCGGTCTGGAACGTCTCGGGCACGACGAGGCTGCCGACAACACGCGGTTCCTGCTGGCCGGTCTCTATCGGGAGCTCGGTGACAACACCGGTTCGCTGGCGTTCTACGAGACGTTGGTCGAGCGGCTGGGTGACAACCCGGCCGGTCGGGGGCAGATCCGGGAAAACGGCGGTGACCTGCTCTTCCGGCTGGACCGTGATGCCGTGGCGGCCGAGTGGTTCGGTGCCGGCGCCGAAGATCTGCGGGTTGCGGGAGATCCGGTGGGCGAGCTGCGGCTGCTGCGGCGGCGGGTGATGGCGCTGCACTGGGCCGATGATGTGCCCGCTGCCGAGGAGACCTTTCAGCAGGCCGACCGTAAGCACGCCGGCATGACGGCCGAGGCTGCTCAGCAGCCGGACGCTGTCTGGGAGCGGGCGATGCTCGGGTTCGAGATGAGCCGGTTGCTGCTGGCGCGCGGGCGAGCCGCCGAGGCTGTGCCGTATGTCACCGGTATGCCGGAGCGACTGCGGACGATCGGTGCCCGGAGTGAGGCCGAGCAGGTCTCGGCGATGCTCGGGGAGGCGCTGCTGCGGTCCGACCGCCCGCAGGAGGCCGAGGACCTGCTGTGGCCCGTGCTCGGCGAGATGGCTCAGGACGCGCCGTCGCGTCAGGTCACGGCCCGTGTGCTGGCCGAGGCGCTGGAGGCTCGGGGCGCGGATGAGCAGGCAGCGAGGCTGCGAAGGACAGAAGGTGTGGAGGAGGAGTAA
- a CDS encoding HSP90 family protein, which produces MSNTFQVDLRGIVDLLSHHLYASPRVYVRELLQNAVDAITAVQHDEQATAGHVSIESSDTTGDGSLRIADNGIGLTEEQVHELLATIGRSSKRDELGFARHEFLGQFGIGLLSCFLVADEIRVHTRRAGSPAVLWTGYADGRYDVKPGPEREPGTSVTLVPRRGAEMFLVGATVNQLATLYGSLLPVEVTVDGAKVTAGEVPWAAGRRASIAYAEQTLGFTPFDVIELNVPEAGLTGAAYVLPTPVNPATRGGHRVYLKRMLLAEAVEGLLPEWAFFARCVVDSTELRPTASREALYDDSLLEATREAIADQLRGWLVRLSSSDPRRLAEFLRIHHLGVKALALHDDEMLRLVEQWWPMETNTGQTTLAEFRARHGLLRYAATTDEFRQLAAVAAAQDIGLINGGYTYDAEIIERLPQLDREIKVERLEPTDLATRFEALDAATELRLRPFLSAAQRRLDRLGCEVVVRTFEPANLSALYLVSRAAHFHEEFTATREKADDLWGGVLDALADTEAPERPQLVLNHRNPLVRRVTALGDPDLTALAVEALYGQALLLGYHPIRPADAALLNTSFLGLLGRAVPGEDR; this is translated from the coding sequence GTGAGCAACACCTTCCAGGTCGATCTTCGGGGCATCGTCGACCTGCTCAGCCACCATCTCTACGCGAGCCCGCGGGTCTACGTGCGCGAGCTGCTGCAGAACGCCGTGGATGCGATCACCGCGGTGCAGCACGACGAGCAGGCCACCGCCGGACACGTCAGCATCGAGTCGTCGGACACGACCGGCGACGGCAGCCTGCGCATCGCCGACAACGGGATCGGTCTCACCGAGGAGCAGGTTCACGAGCTGCTGGCCACGATCGGGCGCAGCTCCAAGCGTGACGAGCTCGGCTTCGCCCGGCACGAGTTCCTCGGCCAGTTCGGCATCGGGCTGCTCTCCTGCTTCCTCGTCGCCGACGAGATCCGCGTGCACACCCGCCGCGCCGGCTCGCCGGCCGTGCTGTGGACCGGTTACGCGGACGGCCGCTATGACGTGAAGCCCGGCCCGGAGCGCGAGCCCGGCACCTCCGTCACGCTGGTGCCCCGCCGCGGCGCCGAGATGTTCCTGGTCGGTGCGACCGTCAACCAGCTCGCCACCCTCTACGGCTCGCTGCTGCCCGTCGAGGTCACCGTCGACGGTGCGAAGGTCACCGCCGGCGAGGTCCCCTGGGCCGCGGGACGCCGGGCCTCCATCGCCTACGCGGAGCAGACCCTCGGCTTCACCCCGTTCGACGTCATCGAGCTGAACGTGCCCGAGGCCGGACTGACCGGCGCGGCCTACGTGCTGCCGACGCCGGTCAACCCGGCCACGCGCGGCGGTCACCGCGTCTACCTCAAGCGGATGCTGCTCGCCGAGGCCGTCGAAGGTCTGCTGCCCGAGTGGGCGTTCTTCGCGCGGTGTGTCGTCGACAGCACCGAGCTGCGGCCGACCGCCAGCCGTGAGGCGCTCTACGACGACAGCCTGCTCGAGGCCACCCGTGAGGCCATCGCCGATCAGCTCCGGGGCTGGCTGGTCCGGCTGTCGTCCTCCGACCCGCGCCGGCTCGCCGAGTTCCTGCGCATCCACCACCTCGGTGTGAAGGCGCTCGCCCTGCACGACGACGAGATGCTGCGCCTGGTCGAGCAGTGGTGGCCGATGGAGACCAACACCGGTCAGACCACCCTCGCCGAGTTCCGGGCCCGTCACGGCCTCCTTCGGTACGCCGCCACGACCGACGAGTTCCGGCAGCTCGCAGCGGTTGCGGCGGCGCAGGACATCGGGCTGATCAACGGCGGCTACACGTACGACGCGGAGATCATCGAGCGGCTGCCGCAGCTGGACCGGGAGATCAAGGTCGAGCGGCTGGAGCCCACCGATCTTGCGACCCGTTTCGAGGCGCTGGACGCGGCCACCGAGCTGCGGTTGCGGCCGTTCCTGTCGGCGGCGCAGCGCAGGCTCGACCGGCTGGGCTGCGAGGTTGTCGTGCGCACCTTCGAGCCGGCCAACCTGTCGGCTCTCTACCTGGTCAGCCGGGCGGCGCACTTCCACGAGGAGTTCACCGCCACCCGCGAAAAGGCCGACGACCTGTGGGGTGGCGTGCTGGACGCGCTGGCCGACACCGAGGCGCCCGAGCGCCCCCAGCTGGTGCTCAACCACCGCAACCCGCTGGTGCGCCGGGTGACCGCCCTGGGCGATCCCGATCTGACCGCGCTCGCCGTCGAGGCGCTCTACGGCCAGGCGCTGCTGCTGGGATATCACCCGATCAGGCCCGCGGACGCGGCGCTGCTCAACACGTCGTTCCTCGGCCTGCTGGGCCGGGCCGTCCCGGGGGAGGACCGGTGA
- a CDS encoding TetR/AcrR family transcriptional regulator — MTVDQQQRPGPPAPRRRSRRDEILEIAVGLFAARGYHGVSMDDIGSAAGVTGPALYHHFAGKEAMLVAALIPVSEGLLHGGKERVERHPDDAQAALTDLIEFHVEFALANPAVIALHLHELDRLPEEPKRQIRRLQRLYVEEWVGVLAMLRPELEAGEARVLAHSAFGLMNSTPFLGGEVDRRRRAVLLREATVHALIGR; from the coding sequence GTGACGGTAGATCAGCAGCAGCGTCCGGGCCCGCCGGCCCCCCGTCGGCGCTCGCGCCGGGACGAGATCCTCGAGATCGCGGTCGGCCTCTTCGCCGCCCGCGGCTATCACGGTGTGTCGATGGACGACATCGGCTCCGCCGCCGGTGTGACCGGACCGGCGCTCTATCACCACTTCGCCGGTAAAGAGGCCATGCTCGTGGCCGCGCTCATCCCCGTCAGCGAGGGCCTGCTGCACGGTGGCAAGGAGCGCGTGGAACGCCACCCCGACGACGCGCAGGCCGCGCTGACCGACCTGATCGAGTTCCACGTCGAGTTTGCGCTGGCCAACCCCGCGGTCATCGCCCTGCACCTGCACGAGCTCGACCGGCTGCCCGAGGAGCCGAAGAGGCAGATCCGCCGACTGCAGCGTCTGTACGTGGAGGAGTGGGTGGGCGTGCTGGCCATGCTGCGCCCCGAGCTCGAGGCGGGCGAGGCCCGCGTCCTGGCGCACTCCGCGTTCGGCCTCATGAACTCGACGCCCTTCCTGGGCGGCGAGGTCGACCGCCGCCGCCGGGCAGTCCTGCTCCGCGAGGCCACGGTCCACGCCCTCATCGGCCGCTGA
- a CDS encoding acetyl-CoA carboxylase biotin carboxylase subunit, protein MIESLLIANRGEIARRIIRTAKRLGIRSIAVYSEADAGLPFVAEADEAVCVGPANPALSYRNTEAILDAAKSSGAQAIHPGYGFLSENADFARTVEAAGLVWVGPAAEAITAMGDKINARNLMAEAGVPVAPGTHDPAATVEAAIEAAATIGYPVMVKAAAGGGGMGMAVADDEDGLRAEYDKVRAFAERMFGDGSVLIERYFPRVRHVEVQILGLADGRVIALSERECSVQRRNQKLVEEAPSPAVGPELRERFLAAAVKAGEAVGYRNAGTVECLLDPATGEFFFLEMNTRLQVEHPITELIHGIDLVEEQLRIASGEAPTFDPATIHPTTGHAIELRINAEDPKRFMPGPGVVTTWVEPRGEGVRVDSGYAPDTTVTPFYDSLMAKLIITGADRAEAIARARTAVAGFEIVGPKNNLPFFTELLENAEFLSGDYDTGIVGRMREKPKKPKA, encoded by the coding sequence ATGATCGAGTCGCTGCTCATCGCCAACCGGGGCGAGATCGCCCGCCGGATCATCCGGACCGCCAAGCGGCTCGGGATCCGGTCGATCGCGGTGTACTCCGAGGCCGATGCCGGCCTGCCGTTCGTGGCCGAGGCCGACGAAGCGGTCTGTGTGGGCCCGGCGAACCCGGCGCTGAGCTACCGCAACACCGAGGCGATCCTCGACGCCGCGAAGTCGAGCGGTGCGCAGGCCATTCACCCCGGGTACGGCTTCCTGAGCGAGAACGCCGACTTCGCCCGTACCGTCGAGGCTGCCGGGCTGGTGTGGGTCGGACCCGCCGCCGAGGCGATCACGGCGATGGGCGACAAGATCAATGCTCGGAATCTGATGGCGGAGGCCGGCGTGCCGGTCGCGCCCGGCACGCACGACCCGGCGGCGACGGTCGAGGCGGCGATCGAGGCTGCCGCGACCATCGGTTATCCGGTGATGGTCAAGGCCGCCGCCGGTGGTGGTGGCATGGGCATGGCCGTGGCGGACGACGAGGACGGGCTGCGCGCCGAGTACGACAAGGTCCGCGCGTTCGCCGAGCGGATGTTCGGTGACGGTTCGGTGCTGATCGAGCGGTACTTCCCGCGGGTGCGCCACGTCGAGGTGCAGATCCTCGGTCTGGCCGACGGCCGGGTGATCGCATTGAGCGAGCGGGAGTGCTCGGTGCAGCGCCGCAACCAGAAGCTGGTCGAGGAGGCGCCGTCACCGGCCGTGGGCCCTGAGCTGCGGGAACGTTTCCTGGCGGCGGCGGTCAAGGCCGGTGAGGCGGTCGGCTACCGCAACGCGGGCACCGTCGAGTGTCTGCTGGATCCGGCGACCGGCGAGTTCTTCTTCCTGGAGATGAACACCCGGTTGCAGGTCGAGCATCCGATCACCGAGCTGATCCACGGGATCGATCTGGTCGAGGAGCAGCTGCGGATCGCGTCCGGCGAGGCGCCGACGTTTGATCCCGCCACGATCCACCCGACCACCGGGCACGCGATCGAGCTGCGGATCAATGCCGAGGATCCGAAGCGATTCATGCCGGGTCCCGGGGTGGTGACGACCTGGGTCGAGCCGAGGGGTGAGGGCGTCCGGGTCGACTCCGGGTACGCCCCGGACACGACCGTCACGCCGTTCTACGACTCGCTGATGGCGAAGTTGATCATCACGGGTGCGGACCGGGCGGAGGCGATCGCGCGGGCGCGTACGGCGGTGGCCGGTTTTGAGATCGTCGGCCCCAAGAACAATCTGCCGTTCTTCACCGAGTTGCTGGAGAACGCCGAGTTCCTGTCCGGTGACTACGACACCGGCATCGTCGGACGCATGCGAGAGAAGCCCAAGAAGCCGAAGGCGTGA
- a CDS encoding zf-HC2 domain-containing protein — protein sequence MTTRGEAMAWHVDAELLEAYDSGGLDPSRVMAVDAHLQACARCRGVVPLDMVWLDRSWTVIYESIHTPQPSRIERTAERLGLPGHRLRLLTATPALRWSWLVATAAVLAFAVIAAYADEGGTTQLLFLTFAPILPVLAVATAYGPPVDPMHEVTATTPAAGPTLVLWRATAVVGVSMAMGVVAALLLPGPGWLAAAWLLPAFLLCVSSLALATVLALPLAAGVLGVIWLTAIGAVAGTGGAVQSAVFGPVTQTGYLLAATAAVAVLIRRRRRLDPGETR from the coding sequence ATGACGACGCGAGGAGAAGCGATGGCCTGGCACGTGGATGCGGAGCTGCTGGAGGCGTACGACTCGGGTGGGCTCGACCCCAGCCGGGTCATGGCGGTCGATGCTCACCTGCAGGCGTGCGCGCGCTGCCGCGGGGTCGTGCCGCTCGACATGGTCTGGCTCGACCGCAGCTGGACGGTGATCTACGAGTCGATCCACACCCCGCAGCCGAGCCGCATCGAGCGGACGGCCGAGCGGCTCGGACTGCCCGGCCACCGGCTCCGGCTGCTCACGGCGACACCCGCGTTGCGCTGGTCCTGGCTGGTGGCGACGGCGGCCGTGCTCGCGTTTGCCGTGATCGCGGCCTACGCCGACGAGGGTGGCACGACCCAGCTGCTGTTCCTGACGTTCGCACCGATCCTGCCGGTTCTGGCGGTCGCCACCGCCTACGGGCCACCCGTCGACCCGATGCACGAGGTCACGGCGACCACGCCGGCTGCCGGGCCCACGCTGGTGTTGTGGCGTGCCACCGCGGTTGTCGGGGTCTCGATGGCCATGGGCGTCGTCGCGGCTCTGCTGCTTCCCGGTCCGGGCTGGCTCGCCGCCGCCTGGCTGCTCCCGGCGTTCCTGCTCTGCGTGAGCAGCCTCGCCCTGGCCACGGTCCTGGCGTTGCCGTTAGCCGCCGGAGTGCTGGGCGTGATCTGGCTGACGGCGATCGGAGCCGTCGCCGGCACCGGCGGTGCGGTGCAGTCCGCCGTCTTCGGCCCGGTGACACAGACCGGATATCTGTTGGCCGCGACCGCGGCCGTCGCCGTCCTGATCCGGCGGCGTCGCCGCCTCGACCCTGGAGAGACGCGATGA
- a CDS encoding VanZ family protein: MGAAWRDHSTTILIALVVLPIGGAVVYLWRRRTVSSREAVAEIGFFAITLPFLGMLFTPQPSPRSIDLVPLHDLPSWFSGDPGTALAQIVGNLLVLAGFGFLPVRFAVLASLPRILALAVSSAVLIETLQWVLAIGRVSSIDDVLINTIGAVLAAALTRPWWAAGRAAPKRRSLPVA; encoded by the coding sequence ATGGGGGCGGCATGGCGGGACCACAGCACGACGATCCTCATCGCGCTGGTGGTGCTGCCGATCGGCGGTGCGGTGGTCTACCTGTGGCGACGCCGGACTGTGAGCTCGCGCGAGGCGGTCGCGGAGATCGGGTTCTTCGCGATCACCCTGCCGTTCCTCGGCATGCTGTTCACGCCGCAGCCCTCACCACGGTCGATCGATCTTGTCCCGCTGCACGACCTGCCGTCGTGGTTCTCGGGTGATCCGGGAACGGCGCTCGCACAGATCGTCGGCAACCTCCTGGTGCTCGCCGGCTTCGGTTTCCTGCCGGTCCGCTTTGCCGTTCTTGCCTCGCTGCCGCGGATCCTCGCGCTCGCCGTCAGCTCCGCCGTTCTCATCGAGACCTTGCAATGGGTGCTGGCGATCGGACGGGTCTCCAGCATCGACGACGTGCTGATCAACACCATCGGCGCCGTGCTCGCCGCCGCTCTGACCCGGCCGTGGTGGGCCGCGGGGAGAGCGGCCCCAAAACGTCGGAGCCTCCCTGTAGCGTGA
- a CDS encoding ABC transporter ATP-binding protein, which yields MTTVRITGLGKRYAATTALDDLSLEIGTGVTGLLGPNGAGKSTLLRCLATALAPDTGRIEAFGLDPAVAIQRTELRRRLGYLPQNPGLYPNFTAAALLDYVAVLKEIVDGPQRRAEVRRVLEEVGLTDRAKTRVRKLSGGMRQRLGLAQALLGDPSLLILDEPTVGLDPEQRMGFRALISRLGETRTVLLSTHQTEDVGALCERVVVMRRGSAIFDGTPRALSGLAQGQVWLSTEPPPAHQMYWRTSDGDYRTLGPQPPQAEAAKPSLEDGYLMLLGPEVAAAAR from the coding sequence ATGACCACGGTACGCATCACCGGCCTCGGCAAGCGGTACGCCGCGACCACCGCACTGGACGACCTCAGTCTCGAGATCGGCACCGGAGTCACCGGCCTGCTCGGGCCCAACGGCGCCGGTAAGTCGACGCTGCTCCGGTGCCTCGCCACGGCGCTCGCACCCGACACCGGCCGCATCGAGGCGTTCGGTCTCGACCCGGCCGTTGCGATCCAGCGGACCGAGCTGCGCCGCCGTCTCGGATATCTGCCGCAAAATCCGGGCCTCTATCCGAACTTCACCGCGGCGGCGCTGCTCGATTACGTGGCCGTGCTCAAGGAGATCGTCGACGGCCCGCAGCGCCGCGCGGAGGTTCGCCGGGTGCTGGAGGAGGTGGGTCTGACCGACCGCGCGAAGACCAGGGTCCGCAAGCTCTCGGGCGGCATGCGGCAGCGGCTCGGCCTGGCCCAGGCGCTGCTCGGCGACCCGAGTCTGCTGATCCTGGACGAGCCGACAGTGGGTCTCGACCCGGAGCAGCGGATGGGGTTCCGAGCCCTGATCTCCCGGCTCGGTGAAACCCGGACGGTGCTGTTGTCGACCCATCAGACCGAGGACGTCGGCGCCCTGTGCGAACGCGTCGTGGTGATGCGTCGCGGCAGTGCGATCTTCGACGGCACACCACGCGCACTGTCCGGCCTGGCTCAGGGGCAGGTCTGGCTCTCCACGGAGCCCCCGCCGGCCCACCAGATGTACTGGCGGACCTCCGACGGTGACTACCGCACGCTGGGGCCTCAGCCACCGCAGGCCGAGGCGGCCAAGCCGTCCCTCGAGGACGGTTACCTGATGCTGCTCGGTCCCGAGGTCGCGGCGGCAGCCCGATGA
- a CDS encoding sulfurtransferase: protein MSVENDPAPSLQAYAHPDKLVTTEWLAAHLDTPGLVVVESDEDVLLYESGHIPGAVKVDWHLELNDQLTRDYLDPEGFAALCEAKGIGRDDTIVFYGDNFNWWAAYALWVFSLFGHRDVRLLDGGRQKWAAEGRELTRDRTERPKASYPVPVREDGQIRAFRDQVMGHIASGRPLVDVRSPQEYTGELTHMAAYPQEGALRGGHIPGAVSKPWKSAANEDGTFKPADELTKIYRDELGLETGDDVIAYCRIGERSSHTWFVLQHLLGYPQVRNYDGSWTEWGNLVRAPIAKGSEPGGLS from the coding sequence ATGTCAGTTGAGAACGACCCGGCGCCGTCACTGCAGGCGTACGCCCATCCCGACAAGCTGGTCACCACCGAGTGGCTCGCCGCGCATCTCGACACCCCCGGTCTGGTGGTCGTCGAGTCGGACGAGGACGTTCTGCTCTACGAGAGCGGTCACATCCCCGGCGCGGTGAAGGTCGACTGGCACCTCGAGCTGAACGATCAGCTCACCCGCGACTACCTGGACCCCGAGGGCTTCGCCGCCCTGTGCGAGGCCAAGGGCATCGGCCGCGACGACACGATCGTCTTCTACGGCGACAACTTCAACTGGTGGGCGGCGTACGCGCTCTGGGTCTTCAGTCTTTTCGGGCACCGCGACGTGCGCCTGCTCGACGGCGGCCGGCAGAAGTGGGCCGCCGAGGGCCGCGAGCTGACCCGCGACCGCACCGAGCGCCCGAAGGCGAGTTACCCGGTGCCGGTCCGCGAGGACGGTCAGATCCGTGCCTTCCGCGACCAGGTCATGGGTCACATCGCCAGTGGCCGGCCGCTGGTCGACGTGCGGTCGCCGCAGGAATACACCGGTGAGCTGACGCACATGGCGGCCTACCCGCAGGAGGGTGCGCTGCGGGGTGGGCACATCCCCGGCGCGGTCAGCAAGCCGTGGAAGTCGGCCGCCAACGAGGACGGCACGTTCAAGCCGGCCGACGAGCTGACGAAGATCTACCGCGACGAGCTCGGGCTCGAGACCGGCGACGACGTCATCGCCTACTGCCGGATCGGCGAGCGGTCGAGCCACACCTGGTTCGTCCTGCAGCACCTGCTCGGCTATCCGCAGGTCCGCAACTACGACGGCTCCTGGACCGAGTGGGGCAACCTCGTCCGGGCGCCGATCGCCAAGGGTTCGGAGCCCGGCGGGCTCTCCTGA